The genomic DNA tcattgtttgtttgatttttggctttgtttttgtatttttcacaGGGCCTCAGTATGTATCTttgacttggaactcactatatagaccagactggtctctaGCCTGCAgaagaccctcctgcctctgcctcgtgaATGCTCAGATCatagacatgagccaccatgtggccctgagtctgtggagctgtgacagagTTGCCACCACTCTAGAACTATCTTACATTAATTGCTGTCAGAAAACTCATCTTAATCGTGGGCAGATCTATTTTCTAGGTGAGAGATACTAGGCTATAAAAGATGGAGAAAGGGGGCCAAACACCATCATGTATcattcactctctgcttcctgactgcagatgcagtgGGACCAAAGACTTACTTCAAGGTCTTGCAGCAGGAATTTGTTGCCACAGTGGACTATACCCTGAGCTGTATGTCAGAATCAGTCtgttctcccttaagttgctttccttgaggcatttttttttcatcatagcaacagacaaaaaaaaaacccacaagagaTTAATGTATTAACTAATGCCATAAAGGAATTTTAGGGACAGCATAGTGATTAGAGTATGGCATGGTTATCATAGGCTGCTTTTAGCCAGGTTTAAAAGTAAAGATTAAGAGTAAAAGCAGAGCAGAAAGACTTGTGAAAATGTCTGTGGTTTGGTCAAACATATATAAAGTTGAGGCGAAAGCAGAGGTGGTTTGTGAAAAGCAATGTTGTGGCTAGGGACATCCTACCCAGAACCTGCTGCTGTTCGGGATAGCCCATTGTAAAATTCTCAGTGGTACAGCAAAAGCAGGAATGTTGTGACTGTGGTCAGACCTCCAAATGTCAATGGACACTTATCCTTATGTTACTACAGCAGGCAGAGGATGGGATCTTGTAAGCCACTAGTAAAGACAGAGAAGATTGCTTCAACTGGACCCCTGGCTATCAGTTGCATCTTCCATTGTACAATGAATGTAGTCAACCCGTGACTGAGTGTTCTGGTCCTCTGTCCTGTGCCCTAGCATGGGTTGCCATcttggatacttttttttttttttcggagctggggacagaacccagggccttgtgcttgctaggcaagcactctaccactgagctaaatccccaaccccgccatcTGGGATACTTTGATGGTTAGATTTAATTGTctacttgacacaatctagaatcatttGGGAGAAAGAGTGGATTGTCCTTTGGGTATGTCTGTGGGTTATGTTAATTGATGTGAGAAGAACCAGCCCAgcgtgggcggcaccattccctgattCAGAACTGTTTAGTCAAACTGAGCACCAACAGTGAGTGAGCACGTGTGCATTGTTTCTCTCTGCAGATGTGATGTGCCCAGCTGTTTGACACCGCCTTGACTTCACAATGATGGACAGGAACTTGGGTTTAGCTGCTGAGATGAGCCCTTTTCTTCACATAGTTGCTTTTGATCAGAACATTTAATCACAGAACAGAAACATGAATAGGATAGACACTGAACATCAACTCTTCTGCTAGAGCATGCCACACCTTTCTGCCCAGGATCACCCCTTCCTCTGTGACTTGGAAACACTCTGTTTGGCAGTGAGTCTCAGGACTGGCCTCTCTCCCAGGGATCGAAATCCAGAGATTGTCACTTTATATATTTCCCCTCTTTGCCAACTGGACCATATGGAAGAGTCAGTTTGAATCCTGAAGATCTATTGTGAGcgtaggcagaaaaaaaaatcccccattAGCAGCCATCTTCTACACCTAAGGGCCTCACTAGATTTTAGGAGTCATAGAATTGGTTAAAGACCATCCTACACCATAGGACAAATGGAAACTTCAGAAAAGCAGGCCCACCAAGGCACAGAGATGCTAGGGGCAGAAGGCCAGGCTCAACTTTCCTCTGAGGCCTTCATGTTCATATGGACACTACAACCATGGGTAGCATTCGCCATCCAGGAACACTGGTTCAAAGTTGCCATCAGAGAAGGACTTCTGGCCTGATACTACCCTGCCATGTCAGATCTCCACCATGTCTCTCACAAGCCCCTCGAAGACTCTATCCTGCTACGTTCATCCCTAGTGGTCTTGCTTTCTTTAGATTCCCCATTGCATTCTCCAAATCTAGATTTCCAAACCTGCCCATTCATCCTCGGAACCTATCAACCCATCAGTTACACATGTTGTCTTTCAAACCGGTTGCCAGGTTGGAAGGCTGATGACCTCACAGGCTTCCGCCCCTCCTGATTGGAAGAGCCAAACTCTGTGGAGCTAGGCAGCAGGGTGGACAAACACCTTCTCAGGGCTCTCCTCCACAGCTGATCTCTCCCTAGACTATAGGAAGAACCAGGAGTGGATTCAGCCAGAGTCCAGGAGGAAGGCGAGGTAGACACGGGTCTAGGATTCAatagaagggagggaaaagagcTATGGCTGCCAGTGGACCTTCCTCACAGTCTGAGGAACAATGTCCTCAGCTGAGCACCACGATGGCCTCACCGGTGATGGATGATGATATCCCAGGACTATCAGGTGAAGTTACCAGGGTGAGAAGAGACGTGAGTGGgtggcaggaaggaggaaggctaTAGAAGTAAAGAAGCCGGGCCCCTGGTTACCAGGAGAAGGAGAGGGCAGGCAGGTGGGATGTGGATGTCACATGGATCGGAAACCTATAGAGCAAGGAAGGGGAATGAAGGATTATAAAAAGACATTTCTTCaggaggcagatttctgagtttgaggccagcctggtctatacaacaAGTCCAGGACAAACAGAGATATACAGGGAAACCTTGtcctaagcaaaacaaaacacaaaagtaaataaatatatttataaagttaaagaaaaaaagaaaaaattaaaccaaatggaGAAATGATGTATAATGGGAAAGAGACTGAGGTTTCAAATGGGGGTACACAGAGGGAAGGAGACTCTATCATGTTTCAGGGATCTGTGAGGAGAATGCAGCCCCTAGTATATACATTGCAAAGAGGACAGACAAGGAGACTGGTCTTGGAGACGGAATGGGTGTAGGAGACAGGCTGACCCCTAATCCTCAGAACAAGCAGAAACATCAATCTGTCAGTTACACATGTTTTATTTCAAACTGGTTGCCAGATTGGAAGGCTGATGACATCATAGGCATCCGCTCCTCCTGATTGGAGGAGACACACTCCATGGTGGCAGGCAGCTCGGTGGACAACAGCAtcttcttggagttttcctccacTCCTGACTTCTCCCTAGATGGGGGAAGGGACGCCAGGCGTGGATTCAGCCAGAGTCCAGGAGGAGGGCGGGATAGATCAGAGTCCGGGATTTGTGGAAAGGGGAATACAGGTTGGGAGAATCGTGACTGCTGGCCAACTGTCATTGTGTTCTGAGGAACAGAGTCCTCAGCCTGGCATCACCAGGCCCTCACCTGGggtggtggtggatggggagaTCTCAGGAACGGCAGGTGAGGGGACAGAGCGAGAAGAGCTGTGAGAGGGAGATGGTAGGGAGGAGggcacagaaggaaggaaggagggcccAGGATGCAGGGTTGGAGTCAAGGAGATCAGGGCGGCAGACTCAGGTGTCACATGGACAAAAACCCTGTAAAACAAGGAAAGGTGTTAGTCACGAGGAATAAAGGCAGGACAGAGAAGGGGACCCAAACAGAGACTTCCTTTCTATGGCACAGTGTATCTCTAATGAAGAAGAATCttgagggacagggagaggggacaggCACAAAGTGAGGGAGCAAGTGGATTTCCATTCAGGGGGAAGGAAACCACACGATGGTTTGGGGAAAGGAAGCAGCTGAAGAGGTTTGGGATGTTTGGGGTGCTGGGGACAGGGTTGAGAGCATCAGGCCTGAGCCTCACACTGGGTGGGCTTTCTTCTCATAGAACCAAGGGTGGAAGCCAGGTCCCAGCCTCCATCCAGCAGCCCAAAGCGGAAGAGGGACTTGTCATCGGATTCTGAGGATGACCTGGCAGAGCTACTGGAACCGGATCCCCAGCCGGTGTGGTCAGTGGAGACACTGTGCGGGCTCAGGATGAGGCTGAAGAGGCGACGTGTGTCTACAGTGCGTCCTGAACACCACAAGGTCTTCACCAGGCTGCTCGGTAAGAGACAGCGGCACAGCTAGCTCCTTTAAGCAAAAGAGGGAACTTTTAGTCAACCCTCTTCCCTGTGGAAAATCTGCCCTCACAGACCCGCACTCTATCAGCCTGAACAACTTAAGTTCAACCGATTCTCAGGGTCACATAGGTGCCCGGGGGGCTTAGCTAGAGTTGAAGTAGATCCACATGAGGACGAGAAACTCTGTGCTCACCCAGCCTCTGTGACTTTGCTGGGTTGAGGTGTCTtcacccccacacaaacacagtCATGTTCCAACCCTCATATGACATGGGACTGTCAGCATAAGTGCTTCTGGCTTATGTGCATTTGGTACAGTGAGGGATTATCACAGTCTGTTGTAGCATCTTGGTCCTGGGATACAGATGTAACTCCGTTGCAGGTCTTGTTCATCACAGTCACAATCCTGGAGAGGGAGATGGTAGGGAGGACTTTTTTCTGAACTTTGCTCAGTGCCTCCTCTCCCGAGTCTCAGATGAGACCACtgtcccttcctcttttttttattctCCTATAACGCCTATAACTAACAGTGatgttgatcttttttttttttttactaaaccAAAACAATTCTCCAGCCCTAGATAACCAGCCACCATAGGGTCTTAAAAAAACTTCCACACGAAGAAAGAGCCTGGAGCTTCACAAGCTGGGCCTCCACTGTCTGCGCCTCCCTCAGTATCCCTCAAAAGGAATCTCGGCTCCCACAAAAGAACCCGTTGAGATCTGAACACTAAATGGCTTTCCAGCCTCAAATTCCATAATCCTTGCCTTAAACAACCTGGCAAGCCCATCTCGGCCACAGCACCATTTCTGACTCCTGGCATTAATCAAGGGCAcctacagaaacaaaaataatagaatgacatacacagacagacagacagacacacagacacatgcagcaCAAGGCACACAGCATTTGGTAGATGGGCTTACAGGATACGGTATGGACAGTCCAACAACATCAGGTCTCACACTGGTCCTGGCCTGAACCTTCTCCCACGGAGCTGGTTCTCCCAGCGGCAGCTCCCAAGCTGTCCCGGTTCACACTATAACAAGTGCGCTTCCTTCACAGAGGATCCCGTGGTGAAAAAATTCCTGAACTGGGACAAGATGCTGAGGGTGTCAGACAAGGTGAGGAGTCCTGCGCTGAGCTGGCCCCCTGCTCCTGTCCTGCCTGGGGAGAGACCTCACTGACCCACACTCCTCTGTCCTTCAGTGGTTCCACCTGGACACACACGGGCCTGGCCCTTGATATCCTGTCAGTGTCTCTCTGCGAGGACTGGCAGCGTCTTCCAGAGTGGACAGGAGGCTCCTGCTTCACTGGGGTCCTTGGGATCTGAGCCCAAGGCCACCATCCTACCCTGGGAATtgcttcctctctccccacaACTCTCTGGGGTCCTTAGCTTCAGCTGGACAAGCTCCTCCTTGTCCCTGATGGCCTAACCCCCCCCCCTCAGAACTGACCCAGAGCCAGCCATCCTCATACAGGCTGCAGCAAGCCATGCAGCCATGCAGGAGCAGCAAGGGCACCTGCTTGTGCCCTCTCACCCTCCCTTGCCCACACTGCAGGAACCAAAACTCCAGGCTCCTCTCTGAACCTCATGCCCACCTCCAccacccttcctctctccctaccttccTCCTCTCCAGGGTGTGACCGCtcctctcttgtctcctctcTCCATCAGTATCTCCTGTCTATGGTCATAGCTTATTTCAGCCGCGCTGGGCTTTTCTCCTGGCAGTATAGGCCAATCCACTTCTTCCTGGCTCTGTGAGTATTTTCGTCTCCTCCCATTGCTCACTGCCCTGGTGGTTGGGGTCACAAAACGTGGACCTCTAGCCTATCCTTGCAGCGTAAATGCCcgtaaactgtttttttttttttaactaatgaaAACCAACTTATATCAGTGAGAAATTTAACAAGGGCGggggagatggcccagttagTAATGGTGCTTGCTATACATACACGAAGATTTGAGTTCAGATTTTTTGCCCACCACACAAAAAAGTTGGGCAGGATGTTAGAAATTCCAGTGCTAGAGGTTCATGTAAAGGAAGGCCATTTGGGGTTCAGAGCAGCACCCCCAGCCTAACTGGTGAGACCGAGGTCCCAGTATGAGACCCTGCCTTAGGAAAGAAGATAGCTCGCTCCCAGGAACAAGTCAAGCTTGGCTTCTGGGTATGTTTACATGCTCAGTtgtgcagccccacccccaacacacacacgcatctgcACACTCAAGAATGCATAGAATAAAACCAGGAAACACACAGTCCTTTCTAGAGAATTAATCCTGTCCCCAAGCACTAAGGTGGTGCGTGTGTCCCTTCCTTGACTCTCTCCCTCTGCGTCTTTCTTCTATCATACAAACCAAACCTGTCAGCCACTGAAAGGAGAGGATGACCAGGAAAGGAAAACAGGGTCAGTCCCGACACTTAGGTGCTGAGCCTGACCTGACACCAGTGTGTGCACACAACATAAGctcagggaagagggagaggatggaGACAGGAACCCTGGGGTCTTCTCATGTCAGGTGGGCAAGGACAGCATCGGGATCGGTAGGCACTAGTGTTTGTCAGCTCCATGTGACTGGTGCCTTCAGGTGGCCTCTGTTCACAGTGAGATGGTCCCCATCATGCTGGAAAGGCCTGATGCTGTCCCACGATGAAATGTCCCCCAGCATCTTCAGGATCCTCCTTGGTAAAGAGCCATAAACACCCTGATTTTTCTGCAGGTACCTGGCCAATGACATGGAGGAGGACAACCAGGCCCCTAAACAAGACATCTTTTACTTCCTCTACGGGAAGAGCTACGCCCAGCGCCCGATGTTCCACAAACTGCGCTTCCAGTTCATTCGCTCCATGGGCTGGAGGATCTGGGTGTCCCGGGAGGAGTGTGAAGAGGTGTGGAGGGGTTTGAGGGAAGCATGGGGTGCAgagggccagcctgggcagacagagagaggaatgGGGTTGAATATGGGAGGTGGGGGAATGGAAACCTTGAGGCTAAACAGGGAGAGTACAGGGTGCCCCTGGGGTGGAGCCAGGCATTGCTCAGGGAGCTGTCTCTCTCTCCAGATCCAGGCTTACAATCCAGATCTCTGGGTGTGGGCACGAGATCGCACCAACCTGACCTAGAACCCTAAAACTGTGGAGGCCTGAGGTCATCGGCCTGAGGAAGGTATGTCGCTGTTCTCTGTGGTGTGGACTCCTGTCTGTGGTCTAATTAGGAAGGTCACTGAGCCCCCACCTGAACCACCCTCATCCCTCACTCACCTCCATACTTAATAGCCCAGCCATTAGCATTGCTGTATTgatcccatcacacacacacacacagagagagagagagagagagagagagagagagagagagagagagagagagagagaggagagagagagagagagagagagagagagagagagagagagagagagagcaaagaaagACAGGATCTTGGGGAGATGGACTATGTGATAGAAGTCACAGACGAGCTCAGAAGTGGGCACTGTTACAAGGACTGGGACCGAGTAGACATCTTTCCACCCCCACGCAAGCCACCAGGCTCGTTTCACCAGCCCCAGgggctaatttctttttttttttttctattctttttttcggagctggggaccgaacccaaatccccaacccctccagggGCTAATTTCAATCTGCAACTAGACTGACAGATTTGGACAGAAGATGAAACCAATACTTGGTTTTCATCCCACGTTAGTTGCCGAGTCCCAGATAAGGGATCTCAGCGTTACTTCAGAGGTTAAGGTGAGCAGTACACACAGAGACTCGGATCAGGATGCTAATACGGTACTGATGTGTACAGCATGGTTAGAAGTTCCGATCCGAAGCAAGTGGTGAGGAGCGAGATGTGAATTTGTTCCAAGCCACATTCTGAAAGTGAATCTCGGGTGCCTGTGGTAAAGCAGGGTGCTGCTGGGCCTGACCTTAGGCAGGTCAGGTGACTCTGAGAGTCAAGCTTACCAAAGGTTGAGAATCACAGTTGAACATGATGCTTGAGGGTTGAGATAAAAAAAACAtgcttgaggggttggggatttggctcagtggtagagcgcttgcctagcaagcgcaaggccctgggttcggtccccagctccggaaaaaaaaaaaagaaagaaacgtgCTTGAAGGGGTGGAGAGATCGCTTGGTGTTTaatagcacttgctgctcttttagaGAATGGGACTTGATTTCAAGTGCAGAGGAGGGTGGCTCACAGCAGCCTAAAAGCCTTTCACAGGGGATCTGAaggtttcttctggcttctgcagtcaccttcaaacacacacacacacacacacacacacacacacacacacacacacacacctttttttttcttttttttttggagctggggcccgaacccagggccttgcgcttgctaggcaagtgctctaccactgagctaaatccccaaccccacactttttttttttaaaggatcaaGTGTTGTTCTGTGGTAGAGCCTCCATGTGTTAGCCCTGCTACTGAACCCAGCACCACAGAAgaaatagacaaaagaaagaaggattAGAGATAAGTTCACACTTGCCAAGTGCTCTGACCTCTAGTCAGGACTGACTATGACATAATCATTCACGCTTAGAGAATCACGTGTACAAAGTCTGACGtggcttccctcttccttccagaTCCCTGTGCCTGAGCGAGACACTCTATGTCAACATTGAGGGCTGCtgggggaaaggaaagaggacTGACTACATTCTTCGAGAAACCTAGAAGAACCCAGACTCTTCTAAAATGAGTGGGATGGAGTCACCACATTGTGCTGCTGGGAGCTGGGACACTTGTAGTGGGTTCTGGGAGGGACCATAAGAAATCAGGATTCCTCCAGGCTCCATTCTTTCCAGAGGCACCATCTAAATGTTATCCCGAATGTCCTCAGTCCCCACCTCCCCAACCGTAGCAGCAGAAGGCCTGTGGTTTCCTGTAATTGGTCTCCACCGCTCCAGCCCTTTGAAGGAGGCCCCTCAGGGCTCAGAAGTGAAGGGAACTACCTTCAAGATATAGTATTTGATTTTATGTAATTGTAATAACTTTAACACATCACAAACTTTATTGAAATATTAGTATACATAACAAGTTATATTATTAATAAACTTTATTATTATAAGTTGACTACAGAATAATTAGCATATTCAATATTTTATGATAGTTACTGTTTTGAGAACATGCTGTTCTCTTATCTTATAACGTCTTTATACACATTGTTATTTCACTTACTAgagaatttttatctttttatatataTCTTTTTGTCTTATATCTAGGTGATATAACCCTAGATCCTTAGGAGCATGTTTTTATCTATTTGATATTTAATCTCCATTGTTGAATATGAATATTGAGCTGAGGTACTCTAAACCACTTGGTCATGTCTGTGTATTACTTTTAAGGGGGTTTGTGTTCGAAAGAGAATCCATGCTATGAGGTCCTTCTCCTGGGGACAGACAATAAAGATGAAATATGTTTCATGTTCTCTACATAAGTTACAATGgtgactttgttttctttctgcacgtatgtgtgtgtgtgtgtgtgtgtgtgtgtgtgtgtgtgtgtgtgtctgtgtctgtgtctgtgtctgtgttatgtACTCACGAATGGCTTCATGTTCACCTGTGCTTAGATCAGTATGCCTGTCAGGATGTTTGTATAGGGGAAGTGGAGGTTTGAGGTTGATTTCTGATGTCTTCCTTGATAGCTTACTACCTTCTACACTAAGGGAGTGTCCCCAGAGAACCCAGAGCTCTCCAATATACTGAGTCTCTCCAGCTTGCTCTGAGGATGCACACtgtcccatctctgatctctgagAGCCAGAATTACAGAAAAGTTACCGTCCCACCTGGCAGTTACAGGTGTGAGGATACGAACCTGGCCTTCAAGCTTACTGCTCAGAAGGAAAGAGCTTtaagcactgagctatctcctaaGCCCTGCTACTATGATTTCTCCAATGCCTTTCTCTTGTGTGCCGTTTGTCTGAAGTGATCGTGTGTCACATCAttgaaataaatgaagaaaaaaaaacccgacAATTTTCCTTCAAGGGCAGAGAGCATAATATACAAAAGAGACTATGAATCATAATTACCCACTTATAGCCTTAGCAGATGAGGAAAgatcttgtctgtctgtctgtctgtctgtctgtctgtctgtctgtctctctctctctctctctctctgtgtatgtgtgtgtgtgtgtgtgtgtgttcatgaaggGCAGAAGTTGGCATCAGGCCTTTTCTTCAATATTtctgcactttttttttgttgttttgtttgtttgactccTCCACCCCCGTGTTTCCCCCTCCACTTCTGAGAGAGGGGGAAGCCCTCACATGGGTACCAACCTGCCCTGGCACACCGAGTTGCAGCAGCAGGATTAAAAACATCCTCTCCCacggaggccagacaaggcagcccagctaggaaAGGGGTCCAATGGAAGGCAACAGGCTCAGAGTCAGCCCCTACTCCAATTGTTAGAGGACTCATATAAAGACCAAGTGTGTAGGGAGCCTGAGTCCAGTcctgcatgctctctggttggtggttcaggctctgtgggtccccatgggcccaggttgattctgtaggtcttcttgtggtgcccttgCTCCCCTCAAGCTTCTCCAATTCCTTCCCCTGTTCTTCCACAAGTCTtcc from Rattus norvegicus strain BN/NHsdMcwi chromosome 12, GRCr8, whole genome shotgun sequence includes the following:
- the Spdye4 gene encoding speedy protein E4 — encoded protein: MAASGPSSQSEEQCPQLSTTMASPVMDDDIPGLSEPRVEARSQPPSSSPKRKRDLSSDSEDDLAELLEPDPQPVWSVETLCGLRMRLKRRRVSTVRPEHHKVFTRLLEDPVVKKFLNWDKMLRVSDKYLLSMVIAYFSRAGLFSWQYRPIHFFLALYLANDMEEDNQAPKQDIFYFLYGKSYAQRPMFHKLRFQFIRSMGWRIWVSREECEEIQAYNPDLWVWARDRTNLT
- the Spdye4 gene encoding speedy protein E4 isoform X2: MVAGSSVDNSIFLEFSSTPDFSLDGGRDARRGFSQSPGGGRDRSESGICGKGNTEPRVEARSQPPSSSPKRKRDLSSDSEDDLAELLEPDPQPVWSVETLCGLRMRLKRRRVSTVRPEHHKVFTRLLEDPVVKKFLNWDKMLRVSDKYLLSMVIAYFSRAGLFSWQYRPIHFFLALYLANDMEEDNQAPKQDIFYFLYGKSYAQRPMFHKLRFQFIRSMGWRIWVSREECEEIQAYNPDLWVWARDRTNLT
- the Spdye4 gene encoding speedy protein E4 isoform X3 — encoded protein: MAASGPSSQSEEQCPQLSTTMASPVMDDDIPGLSEPRVEARSQPPSSSPKRKRDLSSDSEDDLAELLEPDPQPVWSVETLCGLRMRLKRRRVSTVRPEHHKVFTRLLEDPVVKKFLNWDKMLRVSDKYLLSMVIAYFSRAGLFSWQYRPIHFFLALSRLTIQISGCGHEIAPT
- the Spdye4 gene encoding speedy protein E4 isoform X1, with translation MGEGTPGVDSARVQEEGGIDQSPGFVERGIQVGRIVTAGQLSLCSEEQSPQPGITRPSPGVVVDGEISGTAEPRVEARSQPPSSSPKRKRDLSSDSEDDLAELLEPDPQPVWSVETLCGLRMRLKRRRVSTVRPEHHKVFTRLLEDPVVKKFLNWDKMLRVSDKYLLSMVIAYFSRAGLFSWQYRPIHFFLALYLANDMEEDNQAPKQDIFYFLYGKSYAQRPMFHKLRFQFIRSMGWRIWVSREECEEIQAYNPDLWVWARDRTNLT